The DNA sequence cacctccctgaccaaggcccttctgccccatttggctgggtggccagctctaggaagagtcttggtggttccaaatttcttccatttaagaatgatggaggccactgtgttcttggggaccttcaatgctgcagaatttttttggtaccctttctcagatctgtgcctcggcacaatcctgtctcggagctctacggacaattccttcaacctcatggcttggtttttgctctggcatgcactgccaactgtgcgACCATATATAGacgggtgtgtgcctttacaaatcatgtccaatcaattcaatttaccacaggttcaAGTTgaggaaacatctcaaggaagatcgatggaaacaggatgcacctgagctcaatttcgagtctcatagcaaaggatctgaatacttacgtaaatgaggtattttttgtaatacattttctaaaatttctaaaaacctgttttcacttagtCGTTAgacagtattgtgtgtagattgaggatttgtatttatttcatccattttagaataaggctgtaaaaggtcaaggggtctgaatactttccgaatgcactgtatagacatgACATACAGACTttacctccctctttctccccgtctgtctctccctattttattgtctctctctctctctctctctctctctctctctctctctctctctctctctctctctctcctctctctctctctctctctctctctctatctctctctctctctctctctctctctctctcttcactaaaTCAGCCTTTAACCATACCATCAGAAGtttcccattattcttaaatATAAGTTTATTTGGTAATGAATACAGTAACTATGTTTGACAAGGCCAGCACATTCCTGACGGCCCAGCAGAGCAGTGCCAGTGGCAGGGATGTTTCTCTGCAGGTAGTTACATGGCATAGCATGGAAGCCTGGATAATGAGGATAAAGGGACTCAAAGGTAGAGCATGTACCATATCAATAAGCTTACAGCACAGAAGAGGATCCCTACAGCATGCagaggggttaaggttagggttagggttagggttcactGAGCCATGCACCCTATATTTAGCATTATTATTAGACCCTCCTGATGTTTAGAGCTCAGAGTGTGTTCCCATCAAGATTTAGCCTTACAGcatgggtgtcaaactcatttgcCCCACTGGCCGCTTCCGCACTGAAAATTTATTATAATTCATCTCCGTgaaaatttgcaaaaaaaaatccTCTAGCCATCGCTTTTGGAATTTCCGATGCTCCTTGACTCTCTAGTTTTCGTTTCGATGACTGTTAgtaagctggacagagtgaagagattataaatgtaggtccattatcatttctacactgttttgatttggttttagtcatttaaatGTCGATTGAGATCGTTTTGCCCataatttttaaaaatatttatcTTATAAATGTTTTTAACTCAAAGCACCCACAGGCCGGTTTCCTTTACAGGGATTGAGAGGCTGTCCCTGTTGTGCAGTCTCAATAGTTCAGAAGACCAACGCAAGAGAGTGTGATTCCTGCAGATACTGTTTGTTAGCATTACCTTAATTGCTGTAGATGTGGAGACTGACAATGTGTTGTTGCTACAACTGATTCTTAAGTAGGCTTACAGAAGAATAGCTTGATTAACCTATGCTTGAAATGCATAACAGTCCAGTGCATATTCTGTGTATTCTGCGTATTAGTGAAGTTTATTTACGTTGTTGATTTTCTGCATGTGAGGGCCTTAGTCCCTTAGTTTAGTCTTAACGTAGGCCTTAGTTTAGTCTGTGTGTTGAACCTTGTGTTTATTAGTTTAAGAGATGATACTGCATACAAGGATTAATATTCTACTCTCAAATCCTTCATAAAAAGGAAAGTGGCTCAGAAGATGGAGTAATCCTATTTTTCTAAATAGTTACTACAGTCCTAAACTAAACTCCTGATTAATGAATGGAAGTATTTGTCAGCAGCATCTGCTGTTTGTGGCATCCTGCTGTTCAGCTTTGGCAAGTTACGTAGAGAAATAACTCTCTGTGGCTCTGGAACTGCAACAGTCTGGATAACTAAGGTATAGGCCTACAGCTTTCTCTTGGGAAATACTTACTTACAcaacatggccaaaagtatgtggacaagcgttcaaattagtggattcagcaattttatgtataaaattgagcacacagccattcaatctccatagaaaaacattggcagtagaatggcccgtactgaagagctcagtgacattcaacgtggcaccatcttaggatgccacctttccaacaagtcagttcgtcaaatgtctgccctgctagagctgccccggtcaactgttaagtgctgttattgtgaagttgaaacatctaggagcaacaacggctcagccgcgaagtggtaagccacacaagctcacagaacgggaccgccgagtgctgaagcacaaagcacgtaaaaatcgtctgtcctcagttgcaacactcactaccgagttccaaactgcctctggaagcaactgttcatcaggagcttcatgaaatgggtttccatggctgggcagccgcacacaagcctaagattacaaTGTGCAATaccaagtgttggctggagtggtgtaaagctcgccgctattggactctggagcagtggaaacgcgttttctggagtgatgaatcacgcttcaccatctggcagtccgactgactattctgggtttggcggagaacgctacctgcccgaatgcaactgtaaagtttggtggagaaggaataatggtctggggctgtttttcatggtttgggctaggccctttagttccagtgaagggaaattttAATGAtacatcactagcacattagaggctgcttctgcctattgaaatcactggccactttaagaaatggaacactagtcactttaataatgtttacatatcttgcactactcatctcatatgtatatactgtattctgttctataatattctactgtgtcTCAGTCCAttccgctctgtcattgcttgtccatatatgtatatattcttaaattccattccttactagatttgtgtgtattgggtatatattgtgaaattgttagatattacttgttagatattactgcactgtcagagctagaagcacaagcatttcgctacacctgcaataacatctgctaaacacgtgtatgtgacaaataaaatttgatttgatttacaatgacattctagacgattctgtgcttctaactttgtggcaacagtttggggaaggcctttcctttttcagcatgacaatgccccctgtccacaaagcgaggtccatacagaaatggtttgtcaagattggtgtggaagaacttgaccggcttgcgagccctgacctcaaccccatcgaatacctttgggataaattggaacgccgactgcgagccaggcctaatcacccaacatcagtgcccgacctcactaatgctcttgtggctgaatggaagcaagtccccgcagcaatgttccaacagtggaaaactagtggaaagccttcccagaaaagtggaggatgttatagcagcaaaggggggaccaactccattttaatgcccatgattttggaatgagatgttcgatgagcaggtgtccacatacttttggccatgtgtaCAATAGTGCAACAGTGAAATATATATTCTTGGATAATACTACTTATTTTACTAATAAGAATATGACTACACTGTTGATGCTTATTTTTCTTACTTAAAAGCCATGTCACAGGCACAAACAACTCATGACATATTGAATCCCATGAGATATAATTGATCCTATGGTATATAGCATCAGACCTATGATAGCATTTCATAGTATATCATATTGTATGTTCACAGATATTTCATAATGCACAGTGCCTTATACTCGAGGATCACATGTCTTTACTACTTACGGGTTCATAAATCTATACCACCATCTATACTTTAAGATGGGGTGAGTAAGATGAGTACCTTAGTACCTTAGAGTATCACAGTCACAAGTGACAAAGTATAAGTTCTTAAAATAGGCCCTGCTCAGATTCAAGGCTGTTTGCTGGACTACATAGTGACCCGCTGTCTTTAAAGGAGAAATCTCCTTGATATTGGATGAACAGGAACTGGATCAAACTTACTTAGAAACTGATATAGAATCACTGAGATAAATGACCTGTCATGTATATGTACctgtatttgataaaatattgcatTTTACCTGTAGCATCAAAGACCAAAAAGCCTAATCACAGTATCTGGCCTGTGACGGCTGTTTTAGACATTTTGGCATTAAGGGCTTTCAAGTGGAGTGCATCTGCTTTTCTCTTGCTAGACATGAGCATATCACAGTCATGCCAAAATGAATGACATTGCTAGAGCCAGGGACAGTAATTGGGAGATTTTACACTGTAAGAAAATCACCTATCTACTGTATATTTAACTATTTCTCTCTAATTGCATAATTCCTTGGCAGGGACTGAAATACATTAAAGTTGTCTGTTTAATTATGAATACTCCCCTGAAACCCTTACATGCCTACACCATTTTACACCCGAACAGTAGAACCTCGATCAGTGGGCTCAATGTGGGCTCAGTTATTCACATCTGAAAAAAGCCAAGTCACTGTTCTTTAAAGCCAAGTCACTGTTCTCCTTAAACTGGGTGGCTATGAGTGATGTAGTCTATATTAGCTCCCCACTCAACAGAGGTACATTTTTACATCATTCAAATCCTTTATTTGAGGAATCCCTCACAGACAGACTTTTGGGACCATGTTGTCAAGAGGTTCACATTTCCAGAGCTTAAAGTCAGATAAAAACACAAACCTCACACAAGTGTGTTCAGCCAAGATACCAGTGTTGGAGAAGCTACTCTAAaatagtttattaggtacacccatctagttccgggtcggacccccctttgcctccagaacagcctgaattcttccccacaccattacaccaccagcctgtaccgttgacaccaggcaggatggggccatggagtCATGCTGCTTACACCAAATCCTGACTCATCAGCAGGActcaacaggaaccgggattcgtcggaccaggcaatgtctTTCCACACCTAAATTGTCCAGTGTTGATGATCACATGCCCAttggagccacttcttcttgtttttagctgataggagtggaacccagtgtggtcATCTGCAGCAATAGCCCATcggtgacaaggaccgacgagttgtgcgttctgagatgctgttctgcacaccactgttgtactgcgccgttatttgcctgtttgtggctcgcctgttagcttgcatgattcttgccattctccttcgacctatCTCATCAACGAGTTGTTTTTGCCCACAGaactgctgctgactggatgttttttgtttgttgcaccgttctcggtaaaccctagacactgttgtgtgcaaaaagcccaggaggcccgccatttctgagatactggaattGGCGCACCTGGCACCgacaatcataccacgctcaaagtcgcttaagtaacttgttttgcccattctaacattaaATCGAACAGgaactgaatgccttgatgcctgtctgcctgctttatatagcaagccatggccacgtgactcactgtctgtaggagcgaacaaTTTGtatgtgtacctaataaactggccactgagtgtagtttaccaagctaccaattacttctcGCTAGAAAAAGTTAAGCTTCAAGTGAGAACTACAcaggtctgatgccgaaaaagaaaggacATTCTTGCCTTCTTCAACCCTATTTTCTTTTCATTTAGCAAAAAAgttgtgtgtagttccagtagttagtaACACCGCTACATGGCAAAAAGTCATTAACTACTGGAATCACAACTTAGATTTGAAATGAGTTCAGCTACCTCCAAGCTACTGCATAttgtagttaaattactagtttaACTATAGTACATTAAGTTAACTACTCCCGAACTAAGAGCAATTTTAATGTTAGCAGCCAGCATCTCTGTCTTGCTGGCATCAAAAAGAATGGGTTATTCCGTCACCGGAATATGGATTTTTAGACTGGTTTGATCTCCTCTGAGTTATTTTTAACTTCAAAGTTGGCTGAACAGTGAAAAAGAACAAACCTACGATATGACCGTAGGTGGTTTTATTTGATTCCTGCCTCTCAGTTATGGAGAACTTAACAGGTTATGGACCGAATCCCCTCGTTCTCTGTTCCACCTTCTGGAGGTCAGAGCAGTATACAACAACAGAAGACTGAGAGCATTAAAAGCAACATGTCACATCCTATATTCTGACTGAAAGACAGGGGCTATGTCTTTGATCATTATTGAAAAGATCTCCTGTGTCCCCTAGCAAAACACTGCTTTGCCATCAGAGGGCAGCCTTTCAATGGAATCACACAATCACACCATCAAGCTATGCTAAAGACATGCTGACGTTCACACGTTGCAGAAACACCTAGCTAGTGTTTTGTATAAATTGATATCCTTATTGAATGGGGTTTGTTTGTTGTTCTAATGCCCTGCCTTGCATTTCtactgttgttttgtttttgtattatTTGATCATGTTTTATACAGTTGGGTTTCCAAACTACAACACTACAAACAGAATACTGAACTATACTGCTTTAGTAGTGCCTAGCCCTAGACAGAGCAGAGACAGACTCAGCTACACTTTCAACAGTATTTCCTCCTCAAGCTAGTATTGTATAGTGGAAGTGTCTTTTGTCAGGACGTACCTCTGCAACTTTTCTGTTTGCATTACAAAGCTTTACAGTTGGCTGACAACTGAGAATTTCCGCTGAGTGTCGGGTGCTGTGCCGATGATGACGAAACTTAGGGAAATGCCTTTTATATTCTCAATATTTAATGTGGGGGATCCATTCCTGACACAGATAGTTATCCTTGATAGAAAAAATCGGATTACTATTCAATGCTAATGGTAGGCTAATTATGCATAATTTGAGCTCAGAGTCACATATTCTTACACATCAATGTCACATCGCAGGCTCGGCTTGGGTATTTCTATCCGATGTTTTTCATTAGTATGCGAGGGGAAAATACCTTAAAATGCATCTAATCTCAACTGTTTTAGAGAGGCTTAAATAATTAACCTTTGGGGCAATCTAAATAACCAGAAAGAGATGTTGACGTTTAGTGCTGTGTTTAATTTAATTATCTGTGATGTCTTAATTGAATGAACAGACAGCTGCACAGAGCATGCTGTAGAATACATCACTGAGCAGCAATACAACATGAACCCAACCCTCCTCACCCAAGGCCATTCACCAGGCATGCTGTCCAGGCCCATGTTCATGTCATAAACCTTTTGTCTGCTAATTTGTTCATCGGAGCTAGGTAAACTGAAGGATCTGTAAAATATCTCAGGCATGCATATTCACTAGCTCAGGTTGTCAACGGCTTAAACATTTACTACGATATATAATTTTGAATGCAAATACTAATTTGCATATGCACATGCCCATAAAACCAGAACACATAACCGAGGATGAACACCCAACCAAGCTATTCTTCGCTTGGAAGTAAAAACATATAGTATTATGTGCTTTATGTCTTCAGACTTTCATACTGTATATTACATTTCAAGAATGAAATGTCTTGGCGAAGACCATTTAGCCGAGGGCAAGATGTTACATAACAGTAGATATGTTGGGAGGTTTGTGCTAAGCATCCAGAATTAACATATTGTTATCATTGTGCTTCCTTTTCAGGCTCCTTGAGCAACATTTCCAGTGATGTCTTCTCAGCCAACCTCAGCTGTAATGATTCTGGCACCAATGAGACCTGTGTGgcgggggaggaggggtgggaagCCCCTACAAAGCCGTGGAGATGGTCTTCATCGCCCTGGTTACAGGCTCCTTAGTTTTGTCACTGTCACAGGCAACATCCTGGTGATGCTCTCCATTAAAGTCAATCGGCACCTCCAGACTGTCAACAACTATTTCCTGTTTAGCCTGGCGTGTGCTGACCTTATCATTGGTGCGTTCTCCATGAACCTCTACACTGTCTACATCATCGTGGGCTATTGGCCCCTGGGACCTGTAGCGTGTGACTTGTGGCTGGCCCTGGATTACGTGGTGAGCAATGCTTCTGTCATGAACCTTCTTATTATTAGCTTTGACCGCTACTTCTGTGTCACCAAGCCCTGAGCTATCCAGCCAGAAGGACCACCAAAATGGCTGGGCTGATGATTGCAGGTGCCTGGATTCTCTCCTTCATTCTTTGGGCCCCTGCTATCCTGTTTTGGCAGTTTATTGTTGGAGAGCGCACGGTTCCACCAGGAGAGTGCTACATCCAGTTTCTCTCCAACCCTGCAGTCACTTTCGGCACAGCCATCGCTGCCTTCTACCTGCCTGTGGTCATCATGATGGTGCTCTATATCCACATCTCTCTGGCCAGCCGCAGCCGTGTGTCCAAGCAGAAGCCTGAGGCTGAGAAAAAGAAGAAAGGCCTCAAGATACCTAACCCACTCAAGAGCCACATCCttaacagacagaataacaacaaccagTCCCCCAAGCCCAGTCTGGAGTCCTGCAACACTGGTGAAGCTGTGAAGAATGGCAACATTGATGAGTCTGTTGTTTCCACCAAGGCTAACGCTAGTGTCAATCCAGAAGAGAAAGAAAGTTCCAATGACTCAAGCACAGCCAGCATTGCCCCCAAAAACGCTAAGGAGAGGGCCAACAGTGAAGCCATTTCCGAAGGGGGCCTTGGCGTTGCTCCTGcacctgctcctgctcctgcacCTGAACCTGCACCTGCAGCGGCAACCGTCAAACTCAACCCTGCCTCCAAATGGTCCAAGATTAAGATTGTAACCAAGCAGGCTGGTGACGAGTGCATCACTGCCATCGAGATTCAGCCACCCATCCAGGGGGGTGAGAGCCGCTCTATCCCAGTCAACCGTCCCCGGAAGGTGGCGCGCAAGTTTGCCAGTATTGCCCGCAGCCAGGTGAAGAGAAAGCGCCAAATGGCAGCCAGGGAGAAGAAGGTGACCAAAACCATCTTCGCCATCCTACTTGCCTTCATCCTCACATGGACCCCGTACAATGTCATGGTGCTCATCAGCACCTTCTGCCACTCCTGTGTCCCGGACACTGTGTGGGCCATCGGCTACTGGCTGTGCTACGTCAACAGCACCATCAACCCAGCCTGCTACGCCCTCTGCAACGCCACCTTCAAGAAGACCTTCAAGAACCTCCTCATGTGCCAGTATAAGAATATTGGAACAAGATGAGCTGGAGCATACAGTAAATAGGGCTGGTGAGGGTTAATATTACTAAGACATCTGGAGGCCTGAGTGGTTACagtaggaggggaggagggagccTCCTCAGTCATGTTTATGAACTTATGTCACACTCAATGCTCCTCTGAGATGTCTTAGCCACAGAAGATAGTAACATCATAGCTATTTCCAAATGATACAGTATGAGTATGATTGCCAATGTGAGGATGGGGCAAATGAAGAATCTGAGATCAGCCAAAGTTATGGAGTCTAAACATGTCTAAGTTGTCTTCATTGCCTCTTGGACCCTTACTGTGAAGACCAATAAGGACTAATTCGTATCCACTGAAATGTGGTAACAATCTTCAAAAAGCCCAGCTGAACGTCTGTAGACTAAGGCCAGGCCAAGACTTCAGTCATCCCTCTCCAAGATACCACCACCGAAATCAGAGACAGTGAGGAGAGTGTTACATAATGTCTGGGTGTACGGCAAAAGACACATTAAAAAGGAGCTTGGAAATCTTCCTTTATACAACAGTATAAAATGAAACAAGCATGAAATGTCTAATTAAACAATCTAtttcctcctctcccacctccttATTATTGAGAGTTATTAACTCCTCACAGAAATGGAGGCACTCCCTCACATCAGTGAATCATTATCATAATGTGATATGGAGAGCAATGTGGTCATAACATGATATGGAGAGCAAAGATGATATGGATCTAACCTCAAGGCTAGTTGCACGTACGTCCAAGTACTGCAACATACTGCTGGTGACTTGAAAGTACAGTATGCATTTCCATTCACCTCCCACTGACCAAAATATTGATGTATCTGTTTTGCGCAAAGGTGATCTTCAAAGCTGACAAACTGTTGATGGCAGTACAAGGCCACGGCATAAGTTAACAACCAGTGTTTGGCTCCAAACAATTAATGTATCTTGTTACGTTATAAGgagaaacacccacaggcaacgGTAAAGCTTTAATTCTTTGCCAGCTTCACAATTATGAAAGTGTTTTTAAATTTAGTCTTCACTGCGAATGGAACTACCGGTACAAAAAACAAACACTTGTTTATAGGGGATACTTATCTCGAGAGTATTAAACATATTTTCTATTTTATCTCCTGCCTAATTATGAATGTGTAAATAGAAGGCCATTGTATGCTCTAAAAAGTGCAGTTTCTCTCATGCATTTAATATCTGAATGTTTGTACCTCTCTTGTATTATGTTTGTGATTTACACATAATTTTACAAAttgaatataatatatatatatatatatatatataactgtaTGTATATGCAAGAGATATCAAGAGTGTATTTCTAAATTGATATAGAGAGTGTATTTCAAAAAAATGTAAGCAGTTGTTTTTTGTTTTGAATGCCATTGGTGACTAAATCGCTTATATTTGTAACTTTGCCACTATTCTCCATGTTGGATTACAATGTGTGAAGTCCAATTTGTACCTCCCCAGCCTATATCCATATTCATGAGGTCACACCAATGATTAGGTGGGTTATATTACTAGCTTATCTAAATGGTTCAATGGATTTTCAAAGAATGACCTTCTGACAAAGAACTAAATGCATCAAAATAGGGATTAGTGGGAAAATAACTGATATTGTGTATGACCTGGTAATGTAGAATGACCAGCTATGGATGTGCATCCATATAAAACTGATTTTGAAATGATCATGGGGTGATTACTGTCGTGGTAAAGCTCATTAATATAACATTGGCATGACAGGCTGAGTGCGACCCAAAAAAGGGGTGAAAGGGAGAGAGTGTAAAACATGACCAGTTTCCTGTAGTATGGCCCTCCCCTAAAACAACTATCCAGAGACAGTGTACAGAGGATTGTATCATTTTCTAATGCTTAATAAAGATATTGTACCATTGGaatagtatttgaaatgattttacATGTACAGTATGCTTTTGATTTAATATATAGTATTAATGGAATATATTTTGCATGCTACGATTATTACCAGTCAGACTATGGAATATAGAGTTAACATTGACAGGTAGTGATATCTGTATGAGACAATGGGAGGAGCGCTGGGGCCGGTGACCGAGCAGTGACACAGTATGAGCTCATGGCTGTGCTGAGAGCCCAGGGGAGCACCAGATCCAGCAGGAGACCCTCAGAGCCAAAACAGATCAGCACAAATTATGGCACCATGACTTCAGGTCATGCACTCAGCAAGGCCCTGTGGGCTTTATAACAAATCTACTAGTTTGCCCGGTTTTAAGGGTCATTTGGTTTACTCATTCAACCATGCCTCTTTTTAGCAATAATGATGAGACATCGCCTGACATTTGACATCATTATCTCTCAACTAGTGCCATACATTTTATTACTTGATCTTACAACAGTAACTTAGTAATGAACGTGACAGGTCATGAAAGGAGGGCTGAACTTACTGATTTAGCCTCGGTTTCAATCGTCCTCATTAGGAAATGAAATTGAGAATGAGATTCAGGTCTTGAAGGCATGCTTTAATGTGGTGTCTCTTATGTGTGTTTGCAGGTGAGAGGCGTTTGTACATTCACTCTGCCAAAACTGTACACAGTCACTTACCCTTCTAGATAACTTGAAACAGTCTAACCAGgtcttgtgtctggaagtagcctaAGCTAGCTTCAGCAAACTAGCCAACTTCTTTTGCCAATCAGCTTCAGCCAGACtgtggcaaagttggtttgactttggatagtcTATCTGTGGGGCTAGTTAGGAACCGCCAAtatattacacaatgtaaatgggaaaatgttttaattttaatgttgcacaccttttagttCTCATTAAAtattttcaatatttgtatatgaatttctacaatttatagatTGTTTGAGGTTTTTATGTCATTGATATTTGGAGCTATTGACATTTaaaaatattgtcccatgtatgtacactaccggtcaaaagttttagaacacctactcattcaagggtttttctttatttttactgttttctacattgtagaataataatataacacatatgaaatcatgtagtaaccaaagaagtgttaataaaatcaaaatatattttatatttgaaattcttcaaatagccaccctttgctttgatgacagctttgcgcactcttggcattctctcaaccagcttcacctggaatgcttttccaattgtcttgaagaagttcccacatttgctgagcacttgttggctgcttttccttcactctgcggtccgacacatcacaaaccatctcaatttggttgaggtcgggagattgtggaggcaaggtcatctgatgctgtcacgccctgactcaggggacgcttatatgttgagtcagggtgtgtatattctatgttgtgttgttctatgttataggttctagtatgggtatttctatgttggccggtgtggttcccaatcagaggcagctgtcgctcgttgtctctgattggggaccatacttaggaagcctattggcactattgagttgtgggatcttgttccgtgtgaggtatgttgtttgtgtaccttggacttcacgtttcatttagtttgttgttttgtcattgtgtttattcggtataataaacatgtatgcatatcacgctgcgccttggtccgtcctgtccgtcaacgatcgtgacagaagatcccaccaaacaaggaccaagcagcgtgccca is a window from the Coregonus clupeaformis isolate EN_2021a unplaced genomic scaffold, ASM2061545v1 scaf1589, whole genome shotgun sequence genome containing:
- the LOC121561505 gene encoding LOW QUALITY PROTEIN: muscarinic acetylcholine receptor M4-like (The sequence of the model RefSeq protein was modified relative to this genomic sequence to represent the inferred CDS: inserted 2 bases in 2 codons) — its product is MVFIALVTGXLSFVTVTGNILVMLSIKVNRHLQTVNNYFLFSLACADLIIGAFSMNLYTVYIIVGYWPLGPVACDLWLALDYVVSNASVMNLLIISFDRYFCVTKPXSYPARRTTKMAGLMIAGAWILSFILWAPAILFWQFIVGERTVPPGECYIQFLSNPAVTFGTAIAAFYLPVVIMMVLYIHISLASRSRVSKQKPEAEKKKKGLKIPNPLKSHILNRQNNNNQSPKPSLESCNTGEAVKNGNIDESVVSTKANASVNPEEKESSNDSSTASIAPKNAKERANSEAISEGGLGVAPAPAPAPAPEPAPAAATVKLNPASKWSKIKIVTKQAGDECITAIEIQPPIQGGESRSIPVNRPRKVARKFASIARSQVKRKRQMAAREKKVTKTIFAILLAFILTWTPYNVMVLISTFCHSCVPDTVWAIGYWLCYVNSTINPACYALCNATFKKTFKNLLMCQYKNIGTR